In Streptococcus sp. SN-1, a single genomic region encodes these proteins:
- a CDS encoding acyltransferase family protein: MRIKWFSLIRITGLLLVLLYHFFQTIFPGGFFGVDVFFTFSGFLITALLIEEFSKNHEIDLVGFFRRRFYRIVPPVVLMVLVTMPFTFLVRQDYVAGIGGQIAGVLGFMTNFYELLTGGSYESQFIPHLFVHNWSLAVEVHYYILWGLAVWFLSKQAKSNGQLKGMVFLLSATVFLISFFSMFIGSFLVTSYSSVYFSSLTHVYPFFLGSILATIVGVRQTTSLVKQLNKIWDLRKTLLVFAGGFGFLLILTFFVKFTYLFAYLMGFLLASLAALAMILAARVLHEKTPNVQEPKMISFLADTSYAVYLFHWPFYIIFSQLTSNLFAVLLTLIFSYGFASLSFYVLEPWIAGKSTPILQTLRPLPYIHTILATSTGILAFIVFLVTLLAPQVGAFETDLTVNGLKQAATNISQTKVMAERAEADSLGIADGTMLIGDSVALRANTALQTALPGAQINAQVSRTTKTANEIMLNNSQNKFLPKMVVIATGVNNPENYKDDWDSIVKNLPKGHHMVLVTPYEGDKTKETYAIVEKAAAYMRELAEKTPYITIADWNQVAKEHPEIWTGTDQVHFGSDTSKIEAGAKLYADTIATALQTAQDKPVKSK, encoded by the coding sequence ATGCGCATTAAATGGTTTTCCTTGATTAGGATTACAGGTTTACTTTTGGTACTCTTGTATCACTTCTTTCAGACCATCTTTCCTGGAGGATTTTTCGGGGTAGATGTCTTTTTCACATTTTCAGGTTTCCTGATTACAGCTCTACTCATCGAAGAATTTTCTAAAAATCATGAAATTGATTTGGTTGGATTTTTTAGGAGACGCTTTTATCGTATCGTGCCACCTGTGGTTTTGATGGTCTTGGTAACCATGCCCTTTACCTTTCTAGTTCGCCAAGATTATGTGGCTGGAATTGGGGGCCAGATTGCTGGTGTCTTAGGCTTTATGACTAACTTCTATGAACTTCTAACAGGTGGGAGTTATGAATCACAGTTCATTCCTCATTTGTTTGTTCATAATTGGAGCTTGGCCGTTGAGGTTCACTACTATATTCTTTGGGGATTGGCAGTTTGGTTCTTATCTAAACAGGCTAAATCAAATGGTCAGTTGAAGGGGATGGTCTTTCTTTTATCTGCCACTGTCTTCTTGATCAGCTTCTTCTCCATGTTTATTGGTAGTTTTCTAGTAACCTCTTATTCCTCTGTTTATTTCTCCAGTTTAACTCATGTCTATCCATTCTTTTTGGGAAGTATCCTAGCAACTATCGTAGGCGTTCGTCAGACGACTTCCCTCGTCAAGCAGTTGAATAAAATCTGGGATTTACGCAAGACCCTTTTAGTTTTTGCAGGAGGTTTTGGTTTCTTACTCATTTTGACCTTCTTTGTCAAATTTACCTATCTCTTTGCCTATCTTATGGGCTTCTTGCTTGCCAGCCTTGCAGCCCTTGCTATGATTCTGGCAGCGCGTGTCTTACATGAAAAGACTCCTAACGTGCAGGAGCCAAAGATGATTAGCTTTTTAGCAGATACTAGTTATGCGGTTTATCTCTTCCATTGGCCTTTCTACATTATTTTCTCACAGTTGACATCAAATCTTTTTGCTGTGTTACTGACTTTGATTTTTTCTTATGGATTTGCCAGTCTTTCATTTTATGTATTGGAGCCGTGGATTGCAGGAAAGAGCACACCTATTTTACAAACTCTTCGTCCCCTGCCTTATATTCACACAATCCTTGCAACAAGTACAGGAATCTTGGCCTTCATTGTCTTCTTAGTAACTCTGTTGGCACCACAAGTGGGAGCTTTTGAGACAGACTTAACTGTCAATGGTTTGAAGCAAGCTGCAACAAATATTAGCCAGACCAAGGTGATGGCAGAACGAGCAGAAGCTGATAGTTTAGGAATTGCTGATGGTACTATGTTAATTGGTGACTCGGTGGCCTTAAGGGCAAATACAGCGTTGCAGACAGCCCTTCCTGGAGCACAGATTAACGCGCAGGTCAGCAGAACAACCAAGACTGCCAATGAAATCATGCTAAATAATAGCCAGAATAAATTTTTACCTAAGATGGTGGTCATTGCAACAGGGGTAAATAATCCTGAAAATTACAAGGATGACTGGGATAGTATCGTAAAAAATCTTCCTAAGGGCCACCATATGGTTTTGGTGACTCCTTATGAGGGAGATAAGACAAAAGAGACCTATGCCATCGTTGAGAAGGCTGCTGCCTATATGAGAGAATTGGCAGAGAAGACTCCTTATATCACCATTGCTGATTGGAATCAAGTTGCTAAGGAACATCCAGAGATCTGGACAGGAACAGACCAAGTCCATTTCGGAAGTGACACTAGTAAAATTGAAGCCGGAGCAAAATTGTATGCAGATACCATTGCTACAGCCTTGCAAACAGCTCAAGACAAGCCAGTCAAATCAAAATAA
- the pcp gene encoding pyroglutamyl-peptidase I, with translation MKVLVTGFEPFGGEKVNPALEAIKGLPAEIHGAEVRWLEVPTVFHKSAQVLEEEMSRYQPDFVLCIGQAGGRTSLTPERVAINQDDARIPDNEGNQPIDLPIRPDGAPAYFSSLPIKAMVQAIKKEGLPASVSNTAGTFVCNHLMYQALYLVEKKFPHVKAGFMHIPYMMEQVVNRPTTPAMSLVDIRRGIEAAIGAIIEHGDQDLKLVGGETH, from the coding sequence ATGAAAGTATTAGTGACAGGTTTTGAGCCCTTTGGAGGGGAAAAGGTCAATCCAGCTTTGGAGGCCATTAAAGGTTTACCAGCTGAAATCCATGGTGCTGAGGTCCGTTGGTTAGAAGTGCCAACAGTCTTTCACAAATCGGCCCAAGTATTGGAAGAAGAGATGAGTCGTTATCAACCTGACTTTGTCCTTTGTATCGGCCAAGCAGGTGGAAGAACCAGCTTGACACCTGAGCGAGTAGCCATTAATCAAGACGATGCACGCATTCCTGATAACGAAGGTAATCAACCGATTGACCTTCCCATTCGCCCAGACGGTGCTCCGGCCTACTTTAGTAGTCTGCCGATTAAAGCGATGGTTCAAGCTATAAAAAAAGAGGGATTGCCGGCCTCTGTTTCTAATACGGCAGGGACTTTTGTCTGCAATCATTTGATGTATCAGGCCCTCTATTTGGTAGAAAAGAAATTTCCACATGTTAAGGCAGGTTTTATGCATATTCCTTATATGATGGAACAGGTGGTGAATCGACCGACTACCCCAGCTATGAGTTTAGTGGATATTAGGCGAGGGATAGAAGCGGCAATCGGCGCCATTATCGAACATGGAGATCAAGACCTCAAGTTGGTAGGCGGAGAAACTCATTGA
- the nagA gene encoding N-acetylglucosamine-6-phosphate deacetylase, which yields MPNYVKADQFFYPFGIRRGGYLELVDGKFGKHVDQIPEGAEVLDYTGYSIAPGLVDTHIHGYAGVDVMDNNIEGTLHTMSEGLLSTGVTSFLPTTLTATYEQLLAVTENLGNHYKEATGAKIRGIYYEGPYFTETFKGAQNPTYMRDPGVEEFHSWQDAAKGMLNKIAIAPERDGVEDFVRTITGEGVTVALGHSDATFEQAKKAVDAGASVWVHAYNGMRGLTHRELGMVGAMYELPHTYAELICDGHHVDPKACEILLKQKGTENIALITDCMTAGGLEDGDYMLGEFPVVVANGTARLKSTGNLAGSILKLKDGMRNVVEWGIANPHEAVMMASLNPAKSVHIDDVCGQIREGYDADFIVLDKDLELVATYLDGVKRYQA from the coding sequence ATGCCTAATTACGTTAAAGCGGATCAGTTTTTCTATCCATTTGGCATTCGTCGCGGTGGGTACTTAGAACTTGTTGATGGCAAATTTGGGAAACATGTGGATCAAATTCCTGAAGGAGCAGAGGTTCTTGACTATACTGGTTATAGCATTGCACCAGGTCTTGTGGATACTCATATTCATGGATATGCAGGTGTAGATGTGATGGACAACAACATTGAAGGTACATTGCACACTATGAGTGAAGGACTTCTTAGTACCGGTGTTACCAGTTTCTTGCCCACAACTTTAACAGCCACTTATGAGCAATTGCTTGCAGTCACTGAAAATCTTGGAAACCATTATAAAGAAGCAACAGGTGCTAAGATTCGTGGGATTTATTATGAAGGTCCATATTTCACAGAAACTTTTAAGGGGGCACAAAATCCAACTTATATGAGAGACCCGGGTGTTGAGGAGTTTCATTCTTGGCAGGATGCTGCAAAAGGGATGCTAAATAAGATCGCTATTGCACCAGAACGTGATGGGGTGGAAGATTTTGTACGTACTATTACAGGTGAGGGTGTGACAGTTGCACTTGGACACTCAGATGCGACATTTGAACAAGCTAAGAAGGCAGTTGATGCTGGAGCTAGTGTATGGGTACATGCCTATAATGGGATGCGTGGTTTAACACACCGCGAACTCGGTATGGTAGGAGCTATGTATGAGCTCCCACATACTTACGCAGAATTGATTTGTGATGGTCACCACGTAGATCCAAAAGCTTGTGAGATTTTACTTAAGCAAAAGGGGACAGAAAACATCGCTCTTATTACGGACTGTATGACAGCTGGTGGGCTTGAAGATGGTGACTATATGTTGGGAGAATTCCCTGTTGTAGTAGCAAATGGAACTGCACGTCTCAAATCTACTGGTAATTTGGCAGGTTCTATCCTCAAACTTAAAGATGGTATGAGAAATGTAGTCGAGTGGGGTATTGCAAATCCACACGAAGCGGTCATGATGGCCAGCCTTAACCCAGCAAAATCTGTTCATATTGACGATGTCTGTGGCCAAATCCGTGAAGGTTATGATGCGGACTTTATCGTATTAGATAAAGATTTGGAATTGGTAGCAACCTATCTAGACGGTGTGAAACGTTATCAAGCATAA
- the comGA gene encoding competence type IV pilus ATPase ComGA gives MVQEIAQEIIRSARKKGAQDIYFVPKLDAYELHMRVGDERCKIGCYDFEKFAAVISHFKFVAGMNVGEKRRSQLGSCDYAYDDKMASLRLSTVGDYRGHESLVIRLLHDEEQDLHFWFQDIEELGKQYRQRGLYLFAGPVGSGKTTLMHELAKSLFKGQQVMSIEDPVEIKQDNMLQLQLNEAIGLTYENLIKLSLRHRPDLLIIGEIRDSETARAVVRASLTGVTVFSTIHAKSIRGVYERLLELGVSEEELAVVLQGVCYQRLIGGGGIVDFANKDYQEHQPTSWNEQIDQLLKDGHITSLQAETEKISYS, from the coding sequence ATGGTTCAAGAAATTGCACAAGAAATCATTCGTTCGGCCCGGAAAAAAGGGGCGCAGGATATTTATTTTGTCCCTAAGCTCGACGCTTATGAGCTTCATATGAGGGTAGGAGATGAGCGTTGTAAAATTGGTTGTTATGATTTTGAAAAGTTTGCTGCCGTTATCAGCCACTTTAAGTTTGTGGCGGGTATGAATGTGGGAGAAAAGCGACGTAGTCAGCTTGGTTCCTGCGATTATGCTTATGACGATAAGATGGCGTCCTTACGTTTATCTACCGTAGGCGATTATCGAGGGCATGAGAGTTTAGTTATTCGCTTGTTGCATGATGAGGAGCAGGATTTGCATTTTTGGTTTCAGGATATCGAAGAACTGGGCAAGCAGTATAGGCAACGTGGTCTCTATCTTTTTGCTGGTCCGGTCGGCAGTGGCAAGACGACCTTGATGCATGAATTGGCTAAATCTCTCTTTAAAGGACAGCAAGTTATGTCCATTGAAGATCCTGTCGAAATCAAGCAGGACAACATGCTCCAGTTGCAGTTGAATGAGGCGATTGGGCTTACCTATGAAAATCTAATCAAACTTTCCTTGCGCCATCGACCAGATCTCTTGATTATCGGAGAAATTCGGGACAGCGAGACGGCGCGTGCAGTAGTTAGAGCTAGTTTGACAGGGGTAACAGTCTTTTCAACCATTCATGCCAAGAGTATTCGAGGTGTTTATGAGCGCCTGCTGGAGTTGGGTGTGAGTGAGGAGGAATTAGCAGTCGTTCTTCAAGGAGTCTGCTACCAGAGATTAATTGGGGGAGGAGGAATCGTTGACTTTGCAAACAAAGACTATCAAGAACACCAGCCAACTAGCTGGAATGAGCAGATTGACCAGCTTCTTAAAGATGGACATATCACAAGTCTTCAGGCTGAAACGGAAAAAATTAGCTACAGCTAA
- a CDS encoding DUF1033 family protein — protein MYRVIEMYGDFEPWWFLEGWEEDIVASKKFDQYYDALKYYKTCWFKLEQESPLYKSRSDLMTIFWDPEDQRWCDECDEYLQQYHSLALLQDEQVIPDEKLRPGYEKQTGKERHRSCRMKLK, from the coding sequence ATGTATCGTGTTATAGAAATGTATGGAGATTTTGAACCTTGGTGGTTCTTAGAAGGTTGGGAAGAAGATATTGTAGCTAGTAAGAAATTTGACCAGTATTATGATGCTCTCAAATATTACAAAACTTGCTGGTTTAAATTGGAACAAGAATCCCCTCTTTATAAAAGCAGAAGTGACTTGATGACCATTTTTTGGGATCCAGAAGACCAACGTTGGTGTGATGAATGTGATGAGTATTTACAACAATACCATTCGTTGGCTCTTTTGCAGGATGAGCAGGTTATTCCAGATGAAAAACTACGCCCAGGCTATGAAAAACAAACAGGTAAGGAAAGGCACCGTTCTTGCCGTATGAAATTAAAATAG
- the tgt gene encoding tRNA guanosine(34) transglycosylase Tgt: MSDSPIKYRLIKKEKHTGARLGEIITPHGTFPTPMFMPVGTQATVKTQSPEELKEMGSGIILSNTYHLWLRPGDELIARAGGLHKFMNWDQPILTDSGGFQVYSLADSRNITEEGVTFKNHLNGSKMFLSPEKAISIQNNLGSDIMMSFDECPQFYQPYDYVKKSIERTSRWAERGLKAHRRPHDQGLFGIVQGAGFEDLRRQSAHDLVSMDFPGYSIGGLAVGETHEEMNAVLDFTTQLLPENKPRYLMGVGAPDSLIDGVIRGVDMFDCVLPTRIARNGTCMTSQGRLVVKNAQFAEDFTPLDPECDCYTCKNYTRAYLRHLLKADETFGIRLTSYHNLYFLLNLMKQVRQAIMDDNLLEFREYFVEKYGYNKSGRNF; this comes from the coding sequence ATGTCAGATTCACCAATCAAATATCGTTTGATTAAGAAAGAAAAACACACGGGAGCTCGTCTGGGAGAAATCATCACTCCCCACGGTACCTTCCCGACACCTATGTTTATGCCAGTTGGGACACAAGCCACTGTCAAAACTCAGTCACCTGAAGAATTGAAGGAGATGGGTTCGGGAATTATCCTATCAAACACCTATCATCTCTGGCTTCGTCCTGGAGATGAACTCATTGCACGCGCAGGTGGTCTCCACAAGTTCATGAATTGGGACCAGCCTATCTTGACAGATAGTGGTGGTTTCCAGGTTTATTCCCTAGCTGATAGCCGTAATATCACAGAAGAAGGAGTAACCTTTAAAAACCATCTCAATGGTTCTAAGATGTTCTTGTCCCCAGAAAAAGCCATCTCTATTCAGAATAATCTGGGCTCAGACATCATGATGTCCTTTGACGAATGTCCTCAGTTTTATCAACCATATGACTACGTTAAGAAATCAATCGAGCGTACCAGTCGTTGGGCTGAGCGTGGTTTGAAGGCTCACCGTCGTCCGCATGACCAAGGGTTATTTGGGATTGTGCAGGGGGCAGGATTTGAAGACCTGCGTCGCCAATCGGCTCATGATCTTGTCAGCATGGACTTTCCAGGTTACTCTATCGGTGGTTTGGCAGTGGGAGAAACACACGAAGAGATGAATGCGGTCTTGGACTTCACAACCCAACTGCTACCTGAAAATAAACCTCGCTATTTGATGGGGGTGGGAGCGCCAGATAGCTTGATTGATGGAGTGATTCGTGGGGTAGATATGTTTGACTGTGTCTTGCCGACTCGTATCGCTCGTAATGGGACTTGTATGACCAGTCAGGGACGTTTGGTTGTAAAAAATGCCCAGTTTGCTGAGGACTTTACACCACTGGATCCTGAATGTGATTGCTACACATGTAAGAACTACACACGCGCCTACCTTCGTCACCTGCTCAAGGCCGATGAAACCTTTGGTATTCGCTTGACTAGCTACCACAATCTTTACTTCTTGCTTAACCTGATGAAGCAAGTGCGACAAGCCATTATGGATGACAATCTCTTGGAGTTCCGTGAGTATTTTGTTGAAAAATATGGCTATAATAAGTCAGGACGTAATTTCTAA
- a CDS encoding zinc-dependent alcohol dehydrogenase family protein, with protein MKAYTYVKPGLASFVDVDKPVIRKPTDAIVRIVKTTICGTDLHIIKGDVPACKSGTILGHEGIGIVEEVGEGVSNFKKGDKVLISCVCACGKCYYCKKGIYAHCEDEGGWIFGHLIDGMQAEYLRVPHADNTLYHTPEDLSDEALVMLSDILPTGYEIGVLKGKVEPGCSVAIIGSGPVGLAALLTAQFYSPAKLIMVDLDDNRLETAVSFGATHKVNSSDPEKAIKEIYDLTDGRGVDVAIEAVGIPATFDFCQKIIGVDGTVANCGVHGKPVEFDLDKLWIRNINVTTGLVSTNTTPQLLKALESHKIEPEKLVTHYFKLSEIEKAYEVFSKAADHHAIKVIIENDISES; from the coding sequence ATGAAAGCCTATACTTATGTTAAACCAGGACTTGCTTCTTTTGTTGACGTTGACAAACCAGTGATTCGCAAGCCGACAGACGCTATTGTGCGTATCGTAAAAACCACTATTTGTGGAACAGACCTCCATATTATCAAAGGGGATGTTCCTGCTTGCAAAAGTGGTACCATTCTTGGTCACGAAGGGATTGGGATTGTTGAAGAAGTTGGAGAAGGAGTTTCGAATTTCAAAAAAGGCGACAAGGTCTTGATTTCTTGTGTCTGTGCCTGTGGTAAATGCTACTACTGTAAAAAAGGAATTTATGCCCATTGTGAAGACGAAGGGGGCTGGATTTTCGGTCACTTGATTGACGGTATGCAGGCTGAATATTTACGTGTCCCTCATGCAGATAACACTCTTTACCATACTCCAGAAGACTTGTCAGATGAAGCCTTGGTTATGTTATCAGACATTTTGCCTACTGGGTATGAAATTGGTGTCTTGAAAGGGAAAGTAGAACCTGGTTGTAGTGTGGCCATTATTGGTTCAGGTCCAGTTGGATTGGCTGCTCTTTTGACAGCTCAGTTCTACTCACCAGCCAAATTGATTATGGTGGACTTAGACGATAACCGCTTGGAAACTGCTGTATCATTTGGTGCGACTCACAAGGTTAATTCTTCAGACCCTGAAAAAGCCATTAAAGAAATTTATGATTTGACAGATGGTCGTGGTGTAGATGTTGCTATCGAAGCTGTTGGTATTCCTGCAACATTTGATTTCTGTCAAAAGATTATCGGTGTAGACGGAACAGTTGCCAACTGTGGTGTACATGGTAAACCAGTTGAATTCGATTTGGACAAACTTTGGATTCGCAACATCAATGTAACAACTGGTTTGGTATCTACAAATACAACTCCACAATTGTTGAAAGCACTTGAAAGTCATAAGATTGAACCAGAAAAATTGGTAACTCACTATTTCAAACTCAGTGAAATTGAAAAAGCCTACGAAGTCTTCAGTAAGGCAGCAGACCACCATGCAATTAAGGTCATCATTGAAAACGATATTTCAGAATCTTAA
- a CDS encoding DUF975 family protein produces MKYLKIDLKTIRLQSRQFQAENPRLFLVYLLPSILLILSGFLNPLERINESVLEQPFLSVFGHVFQAYLFPLLVSFIGAILLTSSVYTTLKLIKNPDTELSVKNSLTLFNEAHFSQTFLTLLLKRFYLFLWSIPSLLGIYFLFYSSFLAKKFVVLHPEFPNLDLTSIETERFLMTFGLYFLASILLMIVGNSLYIPQYYAYSQVEFLLCDTLDLGQAKPGQILKTSRFLMKGYKFQRFILDLQLLPWYFLNWITFGIASFSLLPYIQINKMIFYRAVLARKRPKA; encoded by the coding sequence ATGAAATACCTAAAAATTGATTTAAAAACTATTCGTCTGCAGTCCAGACAATTTCAGGCTGAAAATCCCCGCCTCTTTCTCGTCTATCTCTTACCTAGCATACTGCTCATCTTGTCTGGCTTCCTCAATCCCTTAGAGCGCATCAACGAGAGTGTTTTAGAACAACCCTTTTTAAGCGTGTTTGGCCATGTATTCCAAGCCTATCTTTTTCCACTATTAGTCTCCTTTATCGGAGCTATTCTTCTAACCAGTTCAGTCTATACAACCCTAAAACTCATCAAGAATCCAGATACAGAACTATCCGTCAAAAATAGTCTTACTCTCTTTAACGAAGCACACTTTTCACAAACCTTTTTGACTCTACTTCTCAAACGTTTCTATCTCTTTTTATGGAGCATTCCTAGTTTACTCGGGATTTACTTCCTCTTTTACAGTAGCTTTCTAGCAAAGAAATTCGTTGTCCTTCACCCTGAGTTTCCCAATCTGGATCTCACGTCAATTGAAACCGAGCGTTTCCTCATGACCTTTGGTCTTTACTTTCTAGCAAGTATACTCTTGATGATTGTCGGAAATAGTCTCTATATTCCACAATACTATGCCTATTCGCAGGTAGAATTTCTCCTCTGTGACACCCTAGATTTAGGACAAGCCAAACCAGGACAAATCCTTAAAACCAGCCGTTTCCTGATGAAAGGCTATAAATTTCAGCGCTTTATTCTAGACCTACAACTCCTCCCTTGGTACTTCCTCAATTGGATTACTTTTGGAATTGCTAGTTTCTCACTCCTACCCTACATTCAAATCAATAAAATGATTTTTTACCGAGCAGTATTGGCTCGAAAACGTCCAAAAGCTTGA